One Angustibacter sp. Root456 genomic window carries:
- a CDS encoding ABC transporter ATP-binding protein — MSPFLEVDDLHVSFKTEDGVVRAVDGVSFDVDKGRTLAIVGESGSGKSVTSAAVMGLHNPRRTDITGSIRLDGEEIVGASASRLRELRGKRMAMIFQDPLSSLHPFYTIGSQLVEAVQVHQDLNKSDAQKRAIELLHKVNIPNAERRAGEYPHQLSGGMRQRVMIAMALINDPDLLIADEPTTALDVTVQAQIMDLLRTLQDEFGTAIILITHDLGVVAETADDVAVMYGARVVERGSVRDIFYRPKMPYTWGLLSSLPRLDQQAGARLEPIPGQPPSLINLPQGCVFRPRCEYHQFVPDNLCDTVRPALDEVADGHSARCHLSPSEKDRLAAERLKLLSVGTTEKEGA; from the coding sequence ATGAGCCCGTTCCTCGAGGTCGACGACCTCCACGTCTCCTTCAAGACCGAGGACGGCGTCGTGCGCGCGGTCGACGGCGTCTCCTTCGACGTCGACAAGGGCCGCACGCTCGCCATCGTCGGTGAGTCCGGCTCCGGCAAGAGCGTCACGAGCGCCGCCGTGATGGGGCTGCACAACCCCCGGCGCACGGACATCACCGGCTCGATCCGGCTCGACGGCGAGGAGATCGTCGGCGCCAGCGCGTCACGCCTGCGCGAGCTGCGCGGCAAGCGCATGGCGATGATCTTCCAGGACCCGCTCAGCTCGCTGCACCCCTTCTACACGATCGGTAGCCAGCTGGTCGAAGCCGTGCAGGTGCACCAAGACCTCAACAAGTCCGACGCTCAGAAGCGCGCCATCGAGCTGCTCCACAAGGTCAACATCCCGAACGCCGAGCGGCGGGCGGGGGAGTACCCGCACCAGCTCTCGGGCGGTATGCGCCAGCGCGTCATGATCGCGATGGCCCTGATCAACGACCCCGACCTGCTCATCGCCGACGAGCCCACGACGGCGCTCGACGTGACGGTGCAGGCGCAGATCATGGACCTGCTGCGGACGCTGCAGGACGAGTTCGGCACCGCGATCATCCTGATCACCCACGACCTCGGCGTGGTCGCCGAGACCGCTGACGACGTCGCGGTCATGTACGGCGCCCGGGTCGTCGAGCGCGGGTCGGTGCGCGACATCTTCTACCGCCCGAAGATGCCGTACACCTGGGGCCTGCTCAGCTCGCTGCCCCGACTCGACCAGCAGGCGGGCGCACGGCTCGAGCCGATCCCCGGCCAGCCGCCGTCGCTCATCAACCTGCCTCAGGGGTGCGTGTTCCGGCCGCGCTGCGAGTACCACCAGTTCGTGCCCGACAACCTGTGCGACACCGTGCGGCCCGCGCTGGACGAGGTGGCCGACGGCCACTCGGCGCGCTGCCACCTGTCGCCGTCCGAGAAGGACCGCCTCGCGGCCGAGCGGTTGAAGTTGCTGTCCGTGGGCACCACCGAGAAGGAGGGCGCGTGA
- a CDS encoding ABC transporter ATP-binding protein, with protein sequence MSDPILKVTDLQKYFPIRQGLLKRHVGDVKAVDGVTLTVGERETVGLVGESGCGKSTAGRTMLKLLQPTGGKIEFNGRDVTHLSRKEMVPLRREMQMIFQDPYNSLNPRHTVGTIIGAPYQVQGVTPQGGVKAAVQDIMERVGLNPEHYNRYPNEFSGGQRQRIGIARAVTLRPKLIIADEPVSALDVSIQAQVVNLLEDIQDEFGLSYVVIAHDLSVVRHISDRVAVMYLGHLVEFASADDLYGRPLHPYTNALMSAVPVPDPDTESTRDRIILQGDLPSPSDPPSGCVFRTRCWKAQDRCTTEVPLLRELTPGHTVACHFPEHDAKPATAMESESVAG encoded by the coding sequence GTGAGCGACCCCATCCTGAAGGTCACCGATCTTCAGAAGTACTTCCCGATCCGCCAGGGCCTGCTCAAGCGCCACGTCGGTGACGTCAAGGCCGTCGACGGCGTCACGCTCACCGTCGGCGAGCGCGAGACGGTGGGACTCGTCGGTGAGAGCGGCTGCGGCAAGTCCACGGCCGGCCGCACCATGCTCAAGCTGCTGCAGCCCACGGGCGGCAAGATCGAGTTCAACGGGCGCGACGTCACGCACCTGTCGCGCAAGGAGATGGTCCCGCTGCGTCGTGAGATGCAGATGATCTTCCAGGACCCGTACAACTCCTTGAACCCGCGGCACACGGTCGGCACGATCATCGGCGCGCCCTACCAGGTGCAGGGTGTGACGCCCCAGGGCGGCGTGAAGGCCGCGGTGCAGGACATCATGGAGCGGGTGGGGCTCAACCCGGAGCACTACAACCGCTACCCGAACGAGTTCTCGGGCGGCCAGCGTCAGCGCATCGGCATCGCGCGGGCTGTGACGCTGCGGCCGAAGCTGATCATCGCCGACGAGCCGGTGTCGGCTCTCGACGTCTCGATCCAGGCGCAGGTCGTCAACCTGCTCGAGGACATCCAGGACGAGTTCGGCCTGTCGTACGTCGTCATCGCCCACGACCTGTCGGTCGTGCGCCACATCTCCGACCGCGTCGCGGTGATGTACCTCGGTCACCTCGTGGAGTTCGCGTCGGCCGACGACCTCTACGGTCGCCCGCTGCACCCGTACACCAACGCCCTGATGTCCGCGGTGCCGGTGCCCGACCCCGACACCGAGAGCACGCGCGACCGGATCATCCTGCAGGGCGACCTGCCCTCGCCGAGCGACCCGCCGTCGGGCTGCGTGTTCCGCACCCGGTGCTGGAAGGCGCAGGACCGCTGCACCACCGAGGTGCCTCTGCTGCGCGAGCTGACGCCCGGCCACACGGTGGCCTGCCACTTCCCGGAGCACGACGCGAAGCCGGCCACCGCCATGGAGTCGGAGTCCGTCGCAGGGTGA
- the mshB gene encoding N-acetyl-1-D-myo-inositol-2-amino-2-deoxy-alpha-D-glucopyranoside deacetylase has translation MSYAFDGEPALGHLPGRRLVLVHAHPDDETLTTGITMAQAVAEGVEVTLVTCTLGEQGEVIPRELKHLEGRDDAALAHHRAAELAAAMRAIGVRDHRVLGGGRWRDSGMEWLEPGIAGGLDAAHAQAAHPAAFARADLDEAAGLLADVLRDVRPQVVVTYDPQGGYGHPDHVMAHRVTMRAVELAERDAARPGWMVPAVHWVQVAQSWADAERRAVLAAAADGRLPEGMTASGASDPFPPAVVPDDLLDVVVEAPQHLDAVVAALRSHVTQVRVEPPWFALSNDVARRLTGREGFRRVRGPRAATRGRVADDLFAGLDIGAPRD, from the coding sequence GTGAGCTACGCGTTCGACGGCGAGCCGGCGCTCGGGCACCTGCCCGGACGCCGGCTCGTCCTCGTTCACGCTCATCCGGACGACGAGACGCTGACCACCGGCATCACCATGGCCCAGGCTGTCGCCGAGGGCGTCGAGGTGACGCTGGTGACGTGCACGCTGGGCGAGCAGGGGGAGGTGATCCCTCGCGAGCTCAAGCACCTCGAGGGACGCGACGACGCCGCCCTGGCCCACCACCGGGCGGCGGAGCTCGCCGCCGCCATGCGGGCGATCGGCGTCCGTGATCACCGCGTGCTCGGCGGGGGTCGCTGGCGCGACTCGGGCATGGAGTGGCTCGAGCCCGGGATCGCTGGCGGCCTCGACGCCGCCCACGCCCAGGCCGCGCACCCCGCAGCCTTCGCGCGCGCCGACCTCGATGAGGCCGCCGGCTTGCTGGCCGACGTCCTGCGCGACGTGCGCCCGCAGGTGGTGGTGACGTACGACCCGCAGGGTGGGTACGGCCATCCCGACCACGTCATGGCGCACCGGGTGACCATGCGGGCCGTCGAGCTGGCCGAGCGCGACGCCGCGCGGCCGGGGTGGATGGTGCCGGCGGTGCACTGGGTGCAGGTGGCGCAGTCGTGGGCCGATGCCGAGCGCCGAGCGGTGCTCGCCGCCGCCGCGGACGGCCGGCTGCCTGAGGGCATGACGGCGTCGGGCGCCAGCGACCCGTTCCCGCCGGCCGTCGTCCCTGACGACCTGCTCGACGTCGTCGTCGAGGCGCCGCAGCACCTCGACGCCGTCGTGGCTGCGCTGCGCAGCCACGTCACGCAGGTGCGGGTGGAGCCGCCGTGGTTCGCGTTGTCGAACGACGTCGCCCGCCGGCTCACCGGCCGCGAGGGCTTCCGCCGGGTGCGTGGGCCGCGAGCCGCCACGCGCGGGCGGGTGGCCGATGACCTGTTCGCCGGCCTCGACATCGGCGCACCGCGCGACTGA
- a CDS encoding AAA family ATPase — MADSSNLLAQVAGSTPLRGADVSRTRERTRQKRLLRVAAVLGAVAVWLWWRLLAGDPVGWPRLPAVDPLYLMSGAFFLVLIFAVLASTFVTGRSPHTVIRPEQLDVGLDDVVGIDVVKAEVVRTLNLFLAHRTFATQMGGRPRRGVLFEGAPGTGKTHTAKALAKEAGVPFLMASATSFQSSLQGASQRQIRSFFKALRKASRQYGGAIGFIDEFDAIALRRPGTSGAAMTTAPSLRGEVVGCGGLTGLPFSAPTATPAAVTHAFQGPGDSQMTVNELLVQMQSFDQPTAGQKLRGRLTDLANLALPSHRQLKGPGLPWANILLLASTNTADRLDPALLRPGRFDQRLSFDLPGKSGRRQIIDHYLARKAHAGELDGQERRDALAAITQGYSPAMLEGLLDEALVRALEAGRTAMTWADLEHARMITEIGLAQPVGYTAHEERLIATHEAGHATIAWLVAPQRRLEVLTIVKRRDALGLLAHGDTEDVYTRSRAELRALIQVAMGGQVAEEIFFGDVSTGPGGDLVYATNVAAQMVGAAGMVDTLVSYAAVQGSSLTDSGLVGRVLGDSEGRRMVEDLLQQQKRLVRELMSSNRHLVEALRDALLERHELIGPQITEVLSTAQARHAAGGAPAVSLADAPGDGVVIDLTGQQPRVR, encoded by the coding sequence GTGGCTGACAGCTCGAACCTGCTCGCCCAGGTCGCAGGCAGCACGCCGCTGCGCGGTGCCGACGTGTCCCGCACGCGCGAGCGCACCCGCCAAAAGCGCCTGCTGCGCGTTGCTGCGGTGCTCGGCGCTGTCGCGGTGTGGCTGTGGTGGCGGCTGCTCGCGGGCGACCCCGTGGGCTGGCCCCGGCTGCCGGCGGTCGACCCGCTGTACCTCATGAGCGGCGCGTTCTTCCTGGTGCTCATCTTCGCCGTGCTGGCCTCGACCTTCGTCACCGGCCGCTCGCCCCACACGGTCATCCGCCCCGAGCAGCTCGACGTCGGGCTCGACGACGTCGTGGGTATCGACGTCGTCAAGGCCGAGGTGGTGCGCACGCTCAACCTGTTCCTCGCCCACCGCACCTTCGCCACGCAGATGGGCGGGCGCCCGCGCCGCGGGGTGCTGTTCGAAGGTGCCCCCGGCACGGGCAAGACGCACACGGCCAAGGCCCTGGCCAAGGAGGCAGGTGTCCCGTTCCTGATGGCGAGCGCGACGTCCTTCCAGTCGAGCCTGCAGGGCGCGTCGCAGCGACAGATCCGCAGCTTCTTCAAGGCGCTGCGCAAGGCCTCGCGTCAGTACGGCGGCGCCATCGGCTTCATCGACGAGTTCGACGCCATCGCGTTGCGCCGCCCGGGCACCAGCGGGGCCGCTATGACGACCGCGCCCTCGCTGCGTGGCGAGGTCGTGGGCTGCGGGGGACTCACCGGCCTGCCGTTCAGCGCTCCCACGGCCACACCAGCCGCGGTGACCCACGCGTTCCAGGGGCCGGGCGACAGCCAGATGACGGTGAACGAGCTGCTCGTGCAGATGCAGTCGTTCGACCAGCCCACTGCGGGGCAGAAGCTGCGTGGGCGGCTCACCGACCTGGCCAACCTCGCGCTGCCGAGCCACCGCCAGCTGAAGGGTCCGGGCCTGCCCTGGGCGAACATCCTCCTGCTGGCCTCGACCAACACCGCCGACCGGCTCGACCCGGCGCTGCTGCGCCCCGGCCGGTTCGACCAGCGCCTGAGCTTCGACCTGCCGGGCAAGTCCGGCCGGCGCCAGATCATCGACCACTACCTCGCGCGCAAGGCCCACGCCGGCGAGCTGGACGGCCAGGAGCGCCGCGACGCCCTGGCCGCGATCACCCAGGGGTACAGCCCGGCGATGCTCGAGGGTCTGCTCGACGAAGCCCTCGTGCGGGCGCTGGAGGCCGGCCGCACGGCGATGACGTGGGCCGACCTCGAGCACGCTCGCATGATCACCGAGATCGGCCTGGCCCAGCCGGTGGGCTACACCGCGCACGAGGAGCGGCTCATCGCCACGCACGAGGCGGGCCACGCCACCATCGCCTGGCTCGTCGCGCCGCAGCGACGCCTGGAGGTGCTCACCATCGTCAAGCGCCGCGACGCCCTCGGCCTGCTGGCGCACGGTGACACCGAGGACGTCTACACGCGCTCGCGCGCCGAGCTGCGCGCGCTGATCCAGGTGGCGATGGGCGGCCAGGTGGCCGAGGAGATCTTCTTCGGCGACGTCTCCACCGGCCCCGGAGGCGACCTGGTCTACGCCACCAACGTGGCGGCCCAGATGGTCGGTGCCGCCGGGATGGTCGACACGCTCGTCTCCTACGCCGCCGTGCAGGGCTCTTCGCTCACCGACTCCGGTCTGGTGGGGCGCGTGCTCGGCGACTCCGAGGGACGCCGCATGGTCGAGGACCTGCTGCAGCAGCAGAAGCGCCTGGTGCGCGAGCTCATGAGCAGCAACCGCCACCTCGTCGAGGCGCTGCGCGACGCGCTGCTGGAGCGCCACGAGCTCATCGGGCCGCAGATCACCGAGGTGCTCAGCACCGCGCAGGCTCGCCACGCCGCAGGCGGTGCCCCGGCGGTGTCGCTCGCGGACGCACCCGGCGACGGCGTCGTCATCGACCTCACCGGGCAGCAGCCGCGCGTACGCTGA
- a CDS encoding flavin reductase family protein encodes MSTPSAPSPQPALSDPSDVSRFRRAMARFATGVTVTTTVVDGIDHAMTASAFTSVSLDPLLVLICVEQDARFHDAVLEAGVWGVSVLDDTARVTSQWLATRGRPLHGQLDRVAHHRGATGVALLDQSLSTLECRTTAVHPGGDHSIVVGEVLAIELPDDPRAPLLYHRGSYTHLG; translated from the coding sequence GTGAGCACACCCAGCGCGCCGTCGCCCCAGCCGGCTCTGAGCGACCCCTCGGACGTCTCGCGGTTCCGCCGCGCCATGGCTCGCTTCGCCACCGGCGTCACGGTGACCACCACCGTGGTCGACGGCATCGACCACGCCATGACGGCCAGCGCCTTCACGTCGGTCTCGCTCGACCCGCTGCTCGTGCTCATCTGCGTCGAGCAGGACGCGCGCTTCCACGACGCCGTCCTCGAGGCGGGGGTCTGGGGCGTCAGCGTGCTCGACGACACCGCGCGGGTCACCTCGCAGTGGCTCGCGACCCGAGGCCGCCCGCTGCACGGTCAGCTCGACCGCGTGGCTCACCACCGCGGAGCGACCGGCGTCGCGCTGCTCGACCAGTCGCTCTCGACGCTCGAGTGCCGTACGACGGCGGTGCACCCGGGCGGTGACCACTCCATCGTCGTCGGCGAGGTGCTGGCGATCGAGCTGCCGGACGACCCCCGAGCCCCGCTGCTGTACCACCGCGGCAGCTACACCCACCTCGGATAG
- a CDS encoding VanW family protein, translating to MAIDEREVDDAPAERRLPTAVSAGLALAVLLVLTYLATAAWAGTRTARGTTVAGVDVGGLDRTTTQQRLSRAFSERAARPLTVTAGQGSAQVVPDDAGLGVDARATAARLVGFSLRPTRLWEHLTGAGPAEPVTTRDDAALAAATQALAERLDQEGVDGAIRFAAGGAQLVTGAEGRRLDRAAAADVLARHWVDGGPVRLPARLDEPAVAPGELRRAFEDFAKPATSGPLSVVVGERSVRVPVAVFAPTLSLAAKSGRLEAAVDGAALRKALLDLDPRLESAPRDATIDVENGRVVTTASRAGVRIDPQRLAADVLPALTAPSRSATVTAKVQQPEVTSADLKALGIVEQVSTFTTAFPVNPPRTANIRLAAQTLDGIIVKPGETFSLNAALGQRTKEKGYQQAPVINGGRLTRDYGGGISQVSTTLFNAVFFAGLDTVTHKPHSFYISRYPEGREATISWPNVDQKFRNDSGHGILIKTRVTDSAVTVSFYGTKVWDIAATKGPRTNVKQPKTIRDTDGECVAQSPSVGFDVTVTRVFKRDGRDVRTERFFTRYIPEDHVVCG from the coding sequence ATGGCGATCGACGAGCGTGAGGTGGACGACGCTCCCGCCGAGCGCCGGCTCCCGACGGCGGTGTCGGCGGGCCTGGCGCTGGCGGTGCTGCTGGTGCTGACCTACCTCGCCACCGCGGCCTGGGCCGGCACGCGCACGGCCCGCGGCACGACCGTCGCCGGAGTCGACGTCGGCGGCCTCGACCGCACCACCACCCAGCAGCGGCTGAGCCGCGCGTTCAGCGAACGAGCCGCGCGGCCGCTCACCGTGACGGCCGGGCAGGGCTCGGCGCAGGTGGTGCCCGACGACGCCGGCCTCGGTGTCGACGCCCGGGCCACCGCCGCCCGGCTCGTGGGCTTCTCGCTCAGGCCGACGCGACTGTGGGAGCACCTGACCGGTGCCGGGCCGGCTGAGCCGGTGACCACGCGCGACGACGCGGCGCTCGCGGCGGCGACGCAGGCGCTGGCTGAGCGCCTCGACCAGGAGGGCGTCGACGGCGCCATCCGGTTCGCGGCTGGGGGCGCCCAGCTCGTGACGGGCGCGGAGGGCCGCCGCCTCGACCGCGCCGCTGCCGCTGACGTCCTGGCGCGTCACTGGGTCGACGGTGGCCCGGTGCGGCTGCCCGCCCGGCTCGACGAGCCTGCGGTGGCACCGGGTGAGCTGCGGCGAGCGTTCGAGGATTTCGCGAAGCCGGCGACGTCCGGGCCGCTCAGCGTCGTCGTCGGCGAGCGGTCGGTGCGCGTCCCGGTGGCCGTCTTCGCGCCGACGCTGTCGCTCGCAGCGAAGAGCGGCCGGCTCGAGGCCGCCGTCGACGGGGCTGCGCTGCGCAAGGCCTTGCTGGACCTCGACCCTCGGCTGGAGTCGGCCCCCCGCGACGCCACGATCGACGTCGAGAACGGGCGGGTGGTGACGACCGCCAGCCGGGCCGGCGTCCGGATCGACCCCCAACGGCTCGCGGCCGACGTGCTGCCCGCGCTCACCGCGCCGAGCCGGTCGGCCACCGTCACGGCGAAGGTGCAGCAGCCCGAGGTCACGAGCGCGGACCTCAAGGCCCTCGGGATCGTCGAGCAGGTCTCGACGTTCACCACGGCCTTCCCGGTGAACCCGCCGCGGACGGCGAACATCCGGCTCGCGGCGCAGACCCTCGACGGCATCATCGTGAAGCCGGGCGAGACCTTCAGCCTCAACGCCGCGCTCGGCCAGCGCACCAAGGAGAAGGGCTACCAGCAGGCCCCGGTGATCAACGGCGGGCGGCTCACCCGAGACTACGGCGGCGGCATCTCGCAGGTGTCGACGACGCTGTTCAACGCGGTGTTCTTCGCCGGCCTCGACACGGTGACCCACAAGCCGCACTCGTTCTACATCTCGCGCTACCCCGAGGGTCGCGAGGCCACGATCTCGTGGCCGAACGTCGACCAGAAGTTCCGCAACGACTCCGGCCACGGCATCCTCATCAAGACGCGCGTGACCGACAGCGCGGTGACGGTGTCGTTCTACGGCACCAAGGTCTGGGACATCGCAGCCACCAAGGGCCCGCGCACGAACGTCAAGCAGCCCAAGACGATCCGCGACACGGACGGCGAGTGCGTCGCTCAGTCGCCGAGCGTCGGCTTCGACGTCACGGTCACGCGCGTGTTCAAGCGCGACGGTCGCGACGTGCGCACGGAGCGGTTCTTCACCCGCTACATCCCCGAGGACCACGTCGTCTGCGGCTGA
- a CDS encoding GNAT family N-acetyltransferase, whose product MSARLGPRIGPDQVGQRVVIRRGLGQGRFADVLGELLSWDRDGDGVARVLTRHGEVSVPLGQVVAGKPVPPPPVRRGAPHRAIGWEGLEDVAADGWRPVELEWLGVRGQGWRLRAAEGFTGRANSVLPLGDPGIPLDAAVDAAERWYADRGLGTRFCVPWPLDAPVLAADEAGQRARDTTLDAVLRERGYALDTPTLVLTAAVRDVARAVLQPGSPGVPPGLRLTVDDAPDDAWLAVYRYRGQPLPEVARRLLLSAPAQAFVSLRDDDGTVAVGRAASSRGWTGITAMEVVEPYRRRGLARLVLGAIAEWGLARGDRSAYLQVAEHNAAARSLYRAVGFAEHHGYHYRVRPQPQTTWSSGM is encoded by the coding sequence GTGTCGGCACGACTCGGCCCCCGCATCGGGCCCGACCAGGTGGGCCAGCGCGTCGTGATCCGCCGCGGGCTGGGCCAGGGCCGCTTCGCCGACGTCCTCGGGGAGCTGCTGTCGTGGGACCGCGACGGCGACGGCGTGGCCCGCGTGCTCACCCGGCACGGTGAGGTGTCGGTGCCGCTGGGCCAGGTCGTCGCCGGCAAACCGGTGCCGCCACCGCCCGTGCGCCGCGGCGCGCCCCACCGCGCGATCGGCTGGGAGGGCCTGGAGGACGTCGCGGCCGACGGCTGGCGTCCGGTCGAGCTCGAGTGGCTGGGCGTGCGCGGCCAGGGGTGGCGGCTACGGGCGGCCGAGGGGTTCACCGGGCGCGCCAACTCGGTGCTGCCGCTGGGCGATCCCGGGATACCGCTCGACGCCGCGGTCGACGCCGCCGAGCGCTGGTACGCCGACCGCGGTCTGGGCACGCGCTTCTGCGTGCCCTGGCCGCTGGACGCCCCGGTGCTGGCCGCCGACGAGGCTGGCCAGCGCGCCCGCGACACCACGCTCGACGCGGTGCTGCGCGAGCGCGGCTACGCCCTCGACACCCCCACCCTGGTGCTCACCGCCGCCGTGCGCGACGTCGCCCGCGCGGTGCTGCAGCCCGGTTCGCCCGGCGTCCCGCCCGGCCTGCGCCTCACCGTCGACGACGCACCGGACGACGCCTGGCTGGCCGTGTACCGCTACCGCGGCCAGCCGCTGCCCGAGGTCGCACGGCGGCTGCTGCTGTCGGCGCCCGCCCAGGCCTTCGTGTCGCTGCGCGATGACGACGGCACGGTCGCCGTCGGCCGCGCCGCCTCGTCGCGGGGCTGGACCGGCATCACGGCGATGGAGGTCGTCGAGCCCTACCGCCGCCGTGGGCTCGCTCGGCTGGTGCTCGGTGCGATCGCCGAGTGGGGGCTGGCCCGAGGTGACCGCTCGGCCTACCTGCAGGTCGCCGAGCACAACGCGGCCGCGCGCAGCCTGTACCGCGCGGTCGGCTTCGCCGAGCACCACGGCTACCACTACCGCGTGCGCCCTCAGCCGCAGACGACGTGGTCCTCGGGGATGTAG
- the fdxA gene encoding ferredoxin yields MTYVIAQPCVDVKDKACIEECPVDCIYEGERSLYIHPDECVDCGACEPVCPVEAIYYEDDVPEQWKDYYTANVEFFDDLGSPGGAAKLGLIPKDHPIVSALPPQATPEG; encoded by the coding sequence GTGACGTACGTCATCGCCCAGCCCTGCGTCGACGTCAAGGACAAGGCCTGCATCGAGGAGTGTCCTGTCGACTGCATCTACGAGGGCGAGCGGTCGCTGTACATCCACCCCGACGAGTGCGTCGACTGCGGTGCGTGCGAGCCGGTGTGCCCGGTGGAAGCCATCTACTACGAGGACGACGTCCCCGAGCAGTGGAAGGACTACTACACCGCCAACGTCGAGTTCTTCGACGACCTCGGCTCGCCCGGCGGTGCGGCCAAGCTGGGCCTGATCCCGAAGGACCACCCCATCGTGTCGGCGCTGCCCCCGCAGGCGACGCCCGAGGGGTGA
- the dapC gene encoding succinyldiaminopimelate transaminase — protein MRLPDFPWDSLAGAAALAREHPGGIVDLSVGTPVDPTPDVVQQALREASDAPGYPQTWGTPDLREAVAAWYARRRGVPDLDPDGVLPTIGSKELVAWLPTLLELGAGDVVAHPRVAYPTYDVGARIAGATPLPADGTAQLGPARVSLLWLNTPSNPTGRVLGTPHLAKVVAWARARGVVVASDECYAELGWEGEWADQPVPSILDPEVCGGSHEGLLSVYSLSKQSNLAGYRAAFVAGDPALVQRLLAVRKHAGMIVPWPVQRAMKAALDDDAHVAEQKERYRRRRDVLAPALREAGFVIDHSEAGLYLWATADEPALTSVDRLARAGILVAPGTFYGPGGARHVRVALTASDERIAAAAQRLSGGDASTSR, from the coding sequence GTGAGGCTCCCCGACTTCCCCTGGGACTCCCTGGCGGGCGCAGCGGCGCTGGCCAGGGAGCACCCTGGCGGCATCGTCGACCTGTCGGTGGGCACGCCCGTCGACCCGACGCCCGACGTCGTCCAGCAGGCGCTGCGCGAGGCCTCCGACGCGCCGGGCTACCCGCAGACGTGGGGGACGCCCGACCTGCGTGAGGCCGTCGCCGCCTGGTACGCCCGGCGACGCGGCGTGCCCGACCTCGACCCAGACGGCGTCCTGCCGACCATCGGCTCCAAGGAGCTCGTCGCCTGGCTGCCGACGCTGCTCGAGCTGGGCGCCGGCGACGTCGTCGCGCACCCGCGGGTCGCCTACCCCACCTACGACGTGGGTGCGCGCATCGCCGGTGCGACACCGCTGCCGGCTGACGGCACGGCCCAGCTCGGGCCGGCACGCGTGTCGCTGCTGTGGCTCAACACACCGTCCAACCCCACGGGTCGGGTGCTCGGCACGCCGCACCTGGCCAAGGTCGTGGCGTGGGCCCGCGCGCGCGGCGTCGTCGTGGCGAGCGACGAGTGCTACGCCGAGCTCGGCTGGGAGGGCGAGTGGGCCGACCAGCCGGTGCCGAGCATCCTCGACCCCGAGGTCTGCGGCGGCTCGCACGAAGGTCTGCTCAGCGTCTACTCGCTGTCGAAGCAGTCGAACCTCGCGGGCTACCGCGCGGCGTTCGTCGCCGGCGACCCCGCCTTGGTGCAGCGTCTGCTGGCGGTGCGCAAGCACGCCGGGATGATCGTGCCGTGGCCGGTGCAGCGGGCCATGAAGGCCGCGCTCGACGACGACGCGCACGTGGCCGAGCAGAAGGAGCGCTACCGGCGGCGGCGCGACGTCCTGGCGCCCGCGCTGCGCGAGGCCGGCTTCGTCATCGACCACTCCGAGGCCGGTCTGTACCTCTGGGCCACCGCGGACGAGCCGGCGCTGACCAGCGTCGACCGGCTGGCCCGGGCGGGCATCCTGGTGGCTCCTGGCACGTTCTACGGCCCGGGTGGCGCACGTCACGTCCGGGTGGCGCTCACGGCATCCGACGAGCGGATCGCCGCTGCGGCACAACGACTTTCCGGTGGCGACGCCTCGACGTCGAGATAG